One window of Candidatus Limnocylindrales bacterium genomic DNA carries:
- a CDS encoding glycosyl hydrolase 108 family protein, translating to MTDDEILDAVLAREGGFRAAVRRPDGSIDPDTMYGVTAPVLGEWRKLGRPATIAELQAMPISEAREIFRMRYIIGPGFTPVNVPFAPLREQLIDFGINSGPARAIRWLQRVLGVPETSTLDDRTKRALTAHAGRLVNDALVAARSYMIDRAVDTGAMRKADEEGVESRALSFFLSKPTT from the coding sequence ATGACCGACGACGAGATCCTCGACGCCGTGCTCGCGCGCGAGGGCGGCTTTCGCGCCGCGGTGCGACGCCCGGACGGCTCGATCGACCCCGACACGATGTACGGCGTGACGGCGCCGGTGCTCGGCGAGTGGCGCAAGCTCGGTCGGCCCGCCACGATCGCGGAGCTGCAGGCGATGCCCATCAGTGAAGCGCGCGAGATCTTCCGCATGCGCTACATCATCGGGCCGGGCTTTACCCCGGTGAATGTGCCGTTCGCGCCGCTGCGCGAGCAGTTGATCGACTTCGGGATCAACAGCGGCCCGGCGCGGGCGATCCGCTGGCTGCAGCGCGTGCTCGGCGTGCCGGAGACGAGCACGCTGGACGATCGCACGAAGCGCGCGCTCACGGCGCACGCCGGGCGCCTGGTGAATGACGCGCTCGTGGCCGCGCGGAGCTACATGATCGATCGCGCGGTCGATACCGGCGCGATGCGAAAGGCGGACGAGGAAGGCGTCGAGAGCCGGGCGCTCTCGTTTTTCCTCTCGAAGCCGACGACGTAA